One segment of Cutaneotrichosporon cavernicola HIS019 DNA, chromosome: 4 DNA contains the following:
- a CDS encoding uncharacterized protein (Haloacid dehalogenase-like hydrolase) encodes MGNDKQKRGDIAYVIFDMDGLLNEILARYGLEMTWDMKAGLMGKVQREAAEYLFSFFPGLEDKISVDEYLKERMGMQDAQFRKVPPMRGALQLVQGLHEAGIPIALATGSTKRNFDVKTGHLPELFDKFHPEVILTADSPEVPKGRGKPHPDIYLAAARKLGRDVGHPNDATAAQEAERGRGLVFEDARPGVHAGVAAGMNVIWVPEPELLALEPGATYGAKQVLEHLSELDTTEWGLPAIRLD; translated from the exons ATGGGAAACGACAAGCAGAAGCGCGGTGACATCGCCTATGTCATCTTCGACATGGATGGGCTACTCA ACGAGATCCTGGCGCGGTACGGCCTCGAGATGACGTGGGACATGAAGGCCGGCCTCATGGGCAAGGtgcagcgcgaggcggccgaaTACCTCTTCAGCTTCTTCCCGGGActcgaggacaagatcAGTGTCGACGAGTACCTCAAAGAACGGATGGGCATGCAAGACGCCCAGTTCCGCAAGGTGCCGCCGATGCGCGGTGCACTGCAGCTCGTGCAGGGGCTGCATGAGGCTGGGATCCCGATTGCCCTCGCGACCGGGTCGACGAAGCGCAACTTTGACGTCAAGACG GGACACCTGCCCGAGCTCTTCGACAAGTTCCACCCGGAAGTGATTCTCACTGCCGACTCTCCTGAGGTCCCAAAGGGTCGTGGTAAGCCGCACCCGGACATCTACCTTGCTGCTGCCCGCAAGCTGGgccgcgacgtcggccACCCCAACGACGCGACCGCCGCgcaggaggcggagcgtgggcgtgggctCGTGTTTGAGGACGCGCGGCCGGGTGTGCATGCAGGCGTGGCTGCGGGCATGAACGTCATCTGGGTGCCGGAGCCTGAGCTGCTCGCACTCGAGCCTGGGGCGACATACGGCGCCAAGCAGGTGCTCGAGCACCTCTCGGAGCTCGACACCACTGAGTGGGGACTGCCCGCCATTCGCCTGGACTAA
- the PCF11 gene encoding uncharacterized protein (cleavage polyadenylation specificity factor), with the protein MQNGWHGGPPQPPQDPFRAWYADKLATLTFNSRAIIQDLSIEAVKQRDAYNWAGMNAIAEELEAAIYMAPPQGKLPLLYLLDSISKNAGPPYTDEFFARFLPQLYVATYRQVDGVTKNKMVEMLRLWRTGAGGGELYPVGVREQVERDLFGSTGLPPPPQMAPPPLTQANVQAELRQFLQQKEDEMAKEFSTGLAKTVNVLVQIDKLLSTTQVNRDELLGIKQQIGAMKGGHQPASGQLSRQQAVPAARPPVPAFQPRETFPPQQRPPFPQYIQPPQRFATPPQVPTPPQIHAPLPTPVTLPKLGALPLPSNVADILANLSKSGVLSQPITPEPINKRSGLEAYEDMILALNMTVDVFDLTKLSLPVSHLPVRCKQCGERFPEGENTLQAHMDWHFRRNRKERETEGRGAHRRWLPRADKWIHENSEAGPSEPKPETVTSTKLTAERLAALKRKWVRAPADPAKATPCPICKEQFKPEWSEDEEEWVFNNAVNVHGTIFHATCRAEKMSSAVAARLLGTERGVSRSPAPESVPGSPRQRLSASPAKSPARLPPSPTAKRKAADDGTEEAKRVKLEPGTEEGAA; encoded by the exons ATGCAGAACGGATGGCACGGCGGTCCGCCGCAACCGCCACAAGATCCGTTCCGCGCATGGTACGCGGACAAGCTTGCGACACTCACGTTCAACTCGCGTGCCATTATTCAGGACCTCTCCATCGAGGCCGTGAAGCAGCGAGATGCGTATAACTGGGCAGGCATGAACGCGATCGCtgaggagcttgaggctGCCATTTACATG GCCCCACCGCAGGGCAAACTCCCATTGTTGTACCTCCTCGATTCGATCTCGAAGAACGCTGGCCCGCCCTACACCGACGAATTTTTTGCGCGGTTCCTTCCCCAGCTCTACGTGGCCACATATCGCCAGGTGGATGGCGTGACGAAGAACAAGATGGTGGAGATGTTACGGCTGTGGCGGACGGGTGCCGGCGGGGGTGAGCTTTATCCGGTCGGAGTGCGAGAGCAAGTCGAGCGCGATCTTTTCGGCTCTACGGGTCTGCCTCCACCCCCTCAGATGGCGCCGCCTCCCCTCACGCAGGCCAACGTCCAGGCAGAGTTGCGTCAGTTCCTGCagcagaaggaggatgagatggCCAAAGAGTTTTCGACGGGTCTTGCCAAGACAGTCAACGTCCTGGTCCAGATCGACAAGCTCCTGTCCACCACACAGGTGAACCGGgatgagctcctcggcatcaaGCAGCAGATTGGCGCGATGAAGGGCGGTCACCAGCCCGCGTCTGGCCAGCTCAGCCGTCAGCAGGCCGTGCCCgcggctcggcctcctgTGCCGGCCTTCCAACCCCGCGAAACTTTCCCTCCTCAGCAGCGCCCGCCGTTCCCTCAGTATATCCAGCCGCCACAGCGCTtcgcgacgccgccgcaggTCCCTACACCGCCACAGATCCATGCCCCGCTCCCAACGCCGGTCACGCTACCGAAGCTGGgcgccctcccccttccGTCCAATGTCGCTgacatcctcgccaacctctccaAGTCGGGCGTTTTATCGCAGCCCATCACCCCCGAGCCAATCAACAAGCGATCTGGCCTTGAGGCGTACGAGGACATGATCCTGGCTCTCAACATGACTGTTGACGTGTTCGACCTGACCAA GCTGTCGCTCCCGGTCTCCCACCTCCCGGTCAGATGCAAGCAGTGCGGCGAGCGTTTccccgagggcgagaacaCTCTGCAAGCGCATATGGACTGGCACTTCCGCCGCAACcgcaaggagcgcgagacggagggtcgcggcgcgcaccGTCGCTGGCTCCCTCGTGCAGAT AAATGGATCCACGAGAATAGCGAGGCGGGGCCAAGcgagcccaagcccgagaCTGTTACGAGCACCAAACTCACCGCCGAACGACTCGCTGCCCTCAAGCGCAAGTGGGTCCGCGCGCCGGCCGACCCCGCAAAGGCAACTCCTTGCCCGATCTGCAAGGAACAGTTCAAGCCAGAGTGgtccgaggacgaggaggagtgggtgTTCAACAACGCCGTCAACGTGCATGGGACG ATCTTCCACGCCACGTGCCGTGCTGAGAAGATGAGCAGCGCTGTTGCAGCGCGGCTACTTGGCACCGAGCGCGGTGTGTCTAGAAGCCCCGCACCCGAGAGCGTTCCTGGCTCGCCGAGGCAACGCTTGTCCGCATCGCCAGCGAAATCACCTGCCCGTCTCCCACCTTCGCCGAccgccaagcgcaaggcaGCGGATGACGGCacggaggaggccaagcgTGTCAAGCTCGAACCAGGGACAGAAGAGGGGGCCGCATAG